The genomic interval GCAATATGTCCGCTTTGGACGAGGCTTTTGAAGAGCACTATACAGGCAGCATCGAAGAAACAAGTTTGATGGATATATAAAACAAATCGACGTTGACAGAAGGAAAAGAGGGCGGTGTGTCGAATAACATAATACGTATGATGTTTAATATTTTGTTAATTGGAGGATTGGTTTGTCATGGGAATAAAAGGAGTCATCCCTCCATTAGTAACACCATTGGATCTGGATGGAAAGCTTGACGTTGCTTCACTCCAAAGTCTGATTCAACGCCTGATTCAAGATGGCGTTGATGGACTATTCTTGGCCGGTTCGACGGGAGAAGGAGCTAATCTAACTGACGGAGTGTACTTTCCTCTAGTTGAAAAGAGTCTGGCTTGCTGTAATAACCTACCAGTATACGTTGGAATTAGCGAAAACGGTACAGGTAAGGTTAAGGAGAAGATCGATCAGCTAAGTGCATTCTCTATTAATGGGGTTGTCATTACGGCACCAGCCTACTTCAACTACTCATCGCTAGGCCTTAGCGGATTCTTCACCGAGATTGCGGATTACAGTCCGTTTCCGGTGATTGTCTACAATATACCGTCGAATAACCATGTATATCTAACACCCGAGTTACTAAAGGATGTGTCTCAGCATGATAATATCCATGCGGTAAAGGATTCAGCGGGTAGATACATAGACTTTCAACGGTTATTGTTTCTGAAGCAAGAGGGAGCATTCAAAGCGAATTTGCTACAGGGTTGTG from Limnochordia bacterium carries:
- a CDS encoding dihydrodipicolinate synthase family protein yields the protein MGIKGVIPPLVTPLDLDGKLDVASLQSLIQRLIQDGVDGLFLAGSTGEGANLTDGVYFPLVEKSLACCNNLPVYVGISENGTGKVKEKIDQLSAFSINGVVITAPAYFNYSSLGLSGFFTEIADYSPFPVIVYNIPSNNHVYLTPELLKDVSQHDNIHAVKDSAGRYIDFQRLLFLKQEGAFKANLLQGCEELMMVSALSGADGIIPGIANIAAKECVGIWQAAQKGDVKGGYSIQKRVLDLMRIYERGPWISALKSYLSNEGVCKNYVTAPFGFDDNSGPQCSNTTT